The Hyalangium ruber genome includes the window CGCGCCGGAGGCCCAGCTGGGCCCGGACGTCCTCGCCGAGCTGCGGCGTGCCATCGAGCTGGTGCGCCGAATGACACGCTCCGACGATGCGCTGCGCTCCTTCGTGGAGGACTTCGTCACCCGCTACGGCGACGAGGAGGTGCCGCTGCTGGAGGCGCTGGACGAGGAGTGTGGCATCGGCTTCCAGGCCTCGAAGGCGCCCTCGGCCGCGGGCGAGCCCTTGCTGGAGGGGCTCCCGTTTCCCGAACAGCCACGATCCGCGGGGACGTTCGGCGCCCGGGAGACGGCGCTGCTCCGAAAGCTGCATGAGGCGCTCACCACGGGTGCCCTCTGTGTGGAGCTCTCACCGGAGGACCTCGAGAAGCTGACGGTCTCCCAGCCGCCCGTGCTGCCGGACGCGTTCGCTGCCATGGCCGTTCTCTCCGCCGCCTCGCCGGAGGAACTGTCCGCAGGCCGTTTTCAGCTCTTCCTCAGCTCCGTGAGCGGTCCATCGGGAGCGCTGCTGATGGGCCGCTTCTGTCACGGGGAGCCCGCGCTGGCCGCCGCGGTGGCCGAGCATCTGCGCTCCGAGGAGGCCCTGCGGCCGGACGCTGTTCATGCCGAGATCGTCCATTTGCCCCAGGGCCGCATCGGCAACGTGCTCCTGCGCCCCGTGCTGCGCGGCCATGAGATTCCGTTCCTCGGCCGCTCAGGGGCTCCCTCCGAGCGCCAGCTTCCGCTGGAGGACCTCTCGGTCCGCGTGGAGGACGAGCGCGTCGTGCTGCGCTCGCGGCGACTGGGGCGCGAGGTCATTCCCCGATTGACCACCGCGCACAACTTCACCGGCCCGATGAACCTGGGCGTGTACCGCTTCTTGTGCGCGCTGCAGAGCCAAGGCACCGCGCCCGCGCTCCAGTTCGACTGGGGGCCGCTGAGCCGCGCGCCCTTCCTGCCCCGGCTCACCTTCGGGCGAGTGGTGCTCTCCCGCGCGCGTTGGCGGGTGGAGCAGGAGCCACTCCAGGCGCTCGGGCGGACCTCGGGAGCAGAGCGCTATTCCGCCGTGCAGCGCCTTCGGGCCGAATTGCACCTGCCTCGCCGCATCCACCTCGCGGAGGGAGACAACGAGCTGCCGGTGGACCTGGACAACGCGCTCGACGTGGAGAGCCTCGTCCAGCTGGTGAAGGACCTCCCGGGCGCTGTGCTGCTCGAGCCTTTCGCTGGACCGGAGGGGCTGTGTGCCACCGGTCCAGAGGGCCGCTTCACCCACGAGCTCATCGTTCCTTTCGTGCGCGGCGATCGCGTCCCGAAGCCCGCGCGGGTGGCGGTGCCTCTGCCCGCGCTTTTCCCTCGGCGGTTCCCTCCCGGGACGGAGTGGCTCCAGGTCCGGCTCTACACCGGGACGGCGGGCGCGGATGCGGTGCTGCGAGAGGTGGTCGCGCCGGTGGTGCGGCAGGTGGTGAGCTCGGGCGCGGCGGACAATTGGTTCTTCATCCGCTACGTGGATCCGGATTGGCACTTGCGCCTGCGGTTCCATGGCCGTCCGGAGGTGTTGCTCGGAGAGGTGTTCCCGGCCCTGTGGCGTGCCGCCGCACCATTCCTGGAGGACCGCCGTCTGTGGAACGTGCAGTTGGGCACCTATGAGCGCGAGGTGCAGCGCTACGGTGGGCCCGAGGCCATCGCGCTCGCCGAGCGTCTCTTTTGCGCGGACAGCGAGGCCGTGCTGGGCATCCTCCAGAGCCTGGAGGAACTGGGAGGAGCCGGCGCGCGGTGGCGACTGGCTGCCTGTGGCATCGATACCTTGCTGGGCGATCTGGGCCTGGAGTTGGAAGCCCGGCATGCGCTGCTGCGCCGCCTGCGCGCGGACTTCGGGAAACGCTTCAAGGTGGATGCTGCCTTCGAGCGGAGGCTGGGCGAGCGCTTCCGTCGGGAGCGGCCCACGCTGGAATCCCTGCTCGAGGCCGAGCCTGGGGCTCGGGAGCCGTTGTCACCCGCGCTGGAGCTTCTGCGCCGCCGTTCGGAGCGCGTGGCGCCCGTGGTCGCCGAGCTCCGGGCGCTGGAGCGTTCCGGGCGGTTGTCGTGCTCCATCGAGGAGCAGGCGGCCAGCTACGTGCATATGCACACCAACCGCCTGTTCCGTGATGCGGCGCTCGCGCAGGAGTTGGTGCTGTACGACTTCCTGGAGCGCTACTACGCGTCGAAGCTGGCGCGGGCACGCCGGCGGAGCTAGCCGAGGTAGTCGGTATCGTCGGGGTTGGCGATGCACTCCTGGGTCCGCGGACACGTGCAGGTGATGGCCGTGGTGCCTCGCTTCAGCTCATGGCCGCCCTGCGACGACGTCAGGCTGCGGATCGTCTCGGACTTGAGCGAGAGCTTCTTCCCGGTCTTCTTCTCCATGGTGTTCTCCTCCCTCGGTTGTGCCCCGCCTCGACACGCTGCGGGCAGGACGCACGAAGGCTAGCCTTGAGTCTCGGGTAGACTCAAGGAAATCAGGATTTGCCTGAAATGTGGGGGCTGCTCAGTGGTTGTGGTAGCGGGCCAGCACGCAGGTGACGTTGTCGTTGCCGCCCGCAGCGTTCGCCAGGTCGATGAGCTGGGAGCACGCCTTCTCCAGCTCCGTGGTGCGCGAGAGCACCTCCTGGATCTGCGGATCCGTCACCATGCCCGACAGGCCGTCCGAGCACAGCAGGAAGATGTCGCCTTCCTTGGGCTCCAGCCGCGCCACGTCCACCACCACCGATTCCTTCATCCCCAACGCGCGGACAATCACGTTCTTGTGGGGGAAGTTCTCGATCTCCTCCGGCGAGAGCTTCTTGGCCTTGAGGTAGTCGTTGAGCAGCGAGTGGTCCTCGGTCACCTGCTTGAGCGTGCCCTCGCGGAAGAAGTACACGCGGCTGTCGCCCACGTGCCCCACGTACGCCGTGGAGTTGGCGAAGTGCACCGTGACGATGGTGGTGCCCATGCCCTTGTACTTCGAGTCGCTGCTGGCCTTCTCGAAGATGCGCGAGTTGGCGAGCTTGATGCCGGTGGCCAGCCGGTTCTCATCGTAGTTGCGCGTCTTGTCCATCTTGAACGGCCACGTCGCGTCCGCGTCCCGCGACGTCATCTTGAAGAACTCGCCCAATTCCTCCACGGCGATCTTCGAGGCGATCTCTCCAGAGGAGTGTCCGCCCATGCCGTCGGCGACACAGCAGAGGTTCTCCTCCGGCAACAGGAGGTAGTTGTCCTCGTTGTGGTTGCGCTTCATCCCGACGTGGGTAAGGCCTGCTACCTCGATGCGCATGCGC containing:
- a CDS encoding lantibiotic dehydratase, with amino-acid sequence MPRTPTVLLEAPLTPSGFFVLRTPLLPFDELLSLGQELVAPLVPLDDGPALEAALARDRALLRERLRRLVARPEVREALFLASPSLDESLALWLREPEGERGQKVERALVRYVARMAGRPTPFGLFAGCSLGRTGDTTVLRTGPREHYRRHGRLDMDFLLALTDALGKAPELRGELRYRCNDSLYRAAGRVRWTSARIEKNVRGYHLVTAEPTAYLEATIEQARHGVRLSELAAHLVSADPEISLEDAESYLTELVDAQLLVPELAPRVTGDEPLEGLIASLREHPGALSTLTTERLGRAATSLRELDRVGLGARGEQYRAIAAELEGLSAPVELPRLFQVDLYKPAPEAQLGPDVLAELRRAIELVRRMTRSDDALRSFVEDFVTRYGDEEVPLLEALDEECGIGFQASKAPSAAGEPLLEGLPFPEQPRSAGTFGARETALLRKLHEALTTGALCVELSPEDLEKLTVSQPPVLPDAFAAMAVLSAASPEELSAGRFQLFLSSVSGPSGALLMGRFCHGEPALAAAVAEHLRSEEALRPDAVHAEIVHLPQGRIGNVLLRPVLRGHEIPFLGRSGAPSERQLPLEDLSVRVEDERVVLRSRRLGREVIPRLTTAHNFTGPMNLGVYRFLCALQSQGTAPALQFDWGPLSRAPFLPRLTFGRVVLSRARWRVEQEPLQALGRTSGAERYSAVQRLRAELHLPRRIHLAEGDNELPVDLDNALDVESLVQLVKDLPGAVLLEPFAGPEGLCATGPEGRFTHELIVPFVRGDRVPKPARVAVPLPALFPRRFPPGTEWLQVRLYTGTAGADAVLREVVAPVVRQVVSSGAADNWFFIRYVDPDWHLRLRFHGRPEVLLGEVFPALWRAAAPFLEDRRLWNVQLGTYEREVQRYGGPEAIALAERLFCADSEAVLGILQSLEELGGAGARWRLAACGIDTLLGDLGLELEARHALLRRLRADFGKRFKVDAAFERRLGERFRRERPTLESLLEAEPGAREPLSPALELLRRRSERVAPVVAELRALERSGRLSCSIEEQAASYVHMHTNRLFRDAALAQELVLYDFLERYYASKLARARRRS
- a CDS encoding Stp1/IreP family PP2C-type Ser/Thr phosphatase, which gives rise to MRIEVAGLTHVGMKRNHNEDNYLLLPEENLCCVADGMGGHSSGEIASKIAVEELGEFFKMTSRDADATWPFKMDKTRNYDENRLATGIKLANSRIFEKASSDSKYKGMGTTIVTVHFANSTAYVGHVGDSRVYFFREGTLKQVTEDHSLLNDYLKAKKLSPEEIENFPHKNVIVRALGMKESVVVDVARLEPKEGDIFLLCSDGLSGMVTDPQIQEVLSRTTELEKACSQLIDLANAAGGNDNVTCVLARYHNH